One Lachancea thermotolerans CBS 6340 chromosome F complete sequence DNA window includes the following coding sequences:
- the DNF3 gene encoding aminophospholipid-translocating P4-type ATPase DNF3 (similar to uniprot|Q12674 Saccharomyces cerevisiae YMR162C DNF3 Non-essential P-type ATPase that is a potential aminophospholipid translocase localizes to the trans-Golgi likely involved in protein transport) has protein sequence MGRGSRKRAFSLRTQLFNKQLHDKFQRDYEEEPEMGDCGDGKRDNSALELLAGGAQRVTDWVLRRKREKHTKAGRVIPLGLDRLDPFFRTFAGENAELLDERSGRSYCSNLITSSRYTIYSFLPRQLYAQLSRLANTYFLIVAILQMIPGWSTTGTYTTIVPLLIFMSISMAREAWDDFRRHKLDKEENDKLAKMLIMESEKSDHRLRDASEGVTRTNSLYSLPEWQQTATSTSALTNPASEFADEGHEMDTNEREEDSFNNWERLRRRHRIKIIQKKWKDIKVGDYVLLNQDDWIPADLLLLTCDGENNECFVETMALDGETNLKNKQPLTEVSEIMKTTEGLAKFKAKVTVEDPNIDLHNFEGNLELLDENRKLTIGPDHIIYRGSIIRNTQNAVGLVVFTGEETKIRMNAIKNPRIKAPKLQRAINMIVLFMVFVVASMALFSFMGQRIIKKKNVDNGRAWYLFSADAGVAPTVMSFIIMYNTLIPLSLYVTMEIIKAMQSKLMEWDIDMFHAETNTPCESRTATILEELGQVSYIFSDKTGTLTDNKMVFRGLSVCGSSWVHDNDPQEQELDRTESNESKTIDVVSVDDRSFLKNFQNSDGNQVQRQRTSVDFKGNSSAIYTGRPSIASRVQSMRNSMEDSSKVREPSGDGENNKEARSSAELIHYIQQNPDTYFSQKAKFFILSLALCHTCLPKKPSEGGNDDSVEYQASSPDELALVTAARDLGYAVMNKNANVLSIKSYPDGFESEPLIENFEVLNFIEFSSQRKRMSVLVRLPQEPNRILLICKGADNVILERLHNSDLASKKVSELQESTNERKAAEADLVLQQRKSLEIAATGRPSTSLTRSSVNKPTRASLSLQAVRKSLSRRSMGSGDPEVQINSIDDFLSNVERANNAVTEVFAKSRKSMNEQQRERYMPIMQNSPGSASTTNSSGQMPKTPTDVLGSPLQNDIELYIGNENLLQNEEFVLERTLQAIDDFSTNGLRTLLYSYKWIDIEEYEIWNKDYHSAKTSLENRKEKMHSVGEQMETSLRLLGVTAIEDKLQEGVADAIEKIRRAGIKMWMLTGDKRETAINIGYSCNLIHDYSTVVILSAEDENISSKLTAVTQEIDRGNIAHCVVVIDGGTLGNFESNPTLMSVFVELCTKTDSVICCRASPSQKALMVTHIRNTDKKLVTLAVGDGANDIAMIQSADIGVGIAGKEGLQASRSADYSLGQFRFLLKLLLVHGRYNYVRTSKFVLCTFYKELLFYLTQMIYQRHTMFSGTSLYEPWSLSMFNTLFTSLPVLCIGMFEKDLKPMTLLAIPELYSIGRLSESFNLRVFLYWMFLAALNSVIITFLNWKIWAFSSLLDNTIYPIGVINFTAIVTLVNVKCQFLETHNRNILAICSVIISVGGWLLWCCLLPGIYSQDEAYDVLTGLYHQFGRDITFWCACLVLVVLPLIIDVVFKTVKIMIRPSDSEIAMELEQKDEVRKKLEFKAYNELKQGWTWDRDRSTFSRYAGKVFRTGSGTLEPDASGNHTRSRKNTIPSATELPAGSASEVTVRSGTKFDPEEYEILPSGKLIKRCKPASNNGPEDRPLTQKLGKKLRFKIKSKEEDVDAIIADRLRSLE, from the coding sequence ATGGGACGAGGGAGTCGCAAAAGAGCGTTCTCCTTACGCACACAATTGTTCAATAAGCAGCTGCATGACAAATTCCAGCGAGATTACGAGGAAGAGCCGGAAATGGGTGATTGTGGGGATGGGAAGCGTGACAATTCAGCTCTGGAGCTGCTTGCAGGAGGCGCACAGCGTGTAACGGACTGGGTGCTACGAAGAAAGCGAGAGAAACACACTAAGGCCGGAAGAGTGATTCCTTTGGGCCTGGATCGCTTGGACCCTTTCTTCCGCACATTCGCCGGCGAGAATGCGGAGTTGTTAGACGAGCGATCTGGTAGATCGTATTGCAGCAACCTGATAACATCTTCACGCTACACCATATATTCATTCCTCCCACGCCAGCTATACGCACAGCTCTCACGTCTAGCCAATACATACTTCCTTATCGTGGCCATCCTGCAAATGATCCCCGGATGGTCTACCACGGGCACATACACCACAATTGTTCCACTGCTGATCTTTATGAGCATTTCGATGGCACGAGAAGCGTGGGACGACTTCCGCAGGCACAAGCTTGATAAAGAAGAGAATGACAAGCTCGCCAAAATGCTTATTATGGAGAGCGAAAAGTCCGACCACAGATTACGCGACGCAAGTGAGGGCGTAACTAGGACCAATAGTTTGTACTCATTGCCAGAGTGGCAACAAACTGCCACATCAACCAGCGCGCTCACCAACCCGGCCTCCGAGTTTGCTGATGAAGGTCATGAGATGGACACGAAcgaaagagaagaagactcTTTTAATAACTGGGAGCGCCTGCGGCGCAGGCATAGAATAAAAatcattcaaaagaaaTGGAAAGACATCAAGGTTGGTGACTACGTGCTTTTGAACCAAGACGACTGGATCCCTGCCGatctcttgcttttgaCCTGCGACGGGGAAAACAACGaatgttttgttgagaCAATGGCTCTTGATGGCGAAActaacttgaaaaacaagcagcCGCTGACAGAAGTCAGCGAAATCATGAAAACTACAGAGGGCTTGGCCAAGTTCAAAGCAAAAGTTACAGTAGAAGACCCTAACATAGATCTACACAACTTTGAAGGTAACCTTGAATTGCTGGACGAGAACAGGAAACTTACTATAGGCCCTGACCATATCATTTATAGAGGAAGCATCATCAGAAACACTCAAAACGCCGTCGGTCTGGTTGTATTTACAGGCGAAGAAACGAAAATTCGAATGAATGCTATCAAAAACCCCAGAATCAAAGCTCCCAAGCTACAAAGGGCGATAAACATGATTGTGCTTTTTATGGTTTTCGTGGTGGCCTCCATGGCCTTATTTTCTTTTATGGGCCAAAGgattatcaaaaagaaaaacgTGGACAATGGCAGGGCATGGTATCTCTTCAGTGCGGATGCTGGCGTTGCCCCCACAGTCATGTCATTCATTATCATGTACAACACGTTGATCCCACTTTCTCTATATGTCACGATGGAAATCATTAAGGCAATGCAGAGCAAACTAATGGAGTGGGATATAGACATGTTCCATGCAGAAACAAATACGCCTTGTGAATCTCGAACTGCGACTATTTTGGAAGAATTGGGCCAGGTTTCCTACATATTCAGTGACAAAACTGGCACGCTCACTGATAATAAAATGGTTTTCCGGGGTCTCTCCGTATGTGGATCTTCATGGGTTCATGATAATGATCCACAGGAGCAAGAACTTGACCGCACTGAGTCGAACGAAAGCAAAACCATTGATGTTGTTTCAGTAGATGATAggagtttcttgaagaactttcaGAACAGCGACGGCAACCAAGTCCAACGTCAGAGAACGTCTGTTGACTTCAAAGGAAATAGCTCGGCCATCTATACAGGCAGACCGAGTATTGCTTCTCGAGTCCAAAGTATGAGGAATAGCATGGAAGATTCAAGTAAAGTAAGAGAGCCTAGTGGAGATGGCGAAAACAATAAAGAGGCAAGATCATCTGCAGAGCTTATACACTACATTCAACAGAATCCTGACACTTActtctctcaaaaagctaaaTTTTTCATTCTTTCGCTGGCATTATGCCATACCtgccttccaaaaaagccaTCCGAAGGAGGAAATGATGACTCTGTCGAGTACCAGGCATCGTCGCCTGATGAGTTGGCTCTCGTCACCGCAGCCCGAGACTTAGGATATGCAGTCATGAACAAGAATGCAAACGTCCTATCAATCAAATCGTACCCTGATGGATTTGAGAGCGAGCCATTGATAGAGAACTTTGAGGTATTAAACTTCATTGAATTCAGTTCTCAGAGAAAGCGTATGTCTGTGTTGGTACGCCTTCCCCAGGAACCAAATCGCATACTTCTCATCTGCAAGGGCGCGGATAACGTTATTCTTGAAAGGCTTCACAACAGCGACCTCGCGAGTAAGAAAGTTTcagagcttcaagaatcCACTAACGAACGGAaggctgctgaagctgatCTTGTTTTGCAGCAAAGAAAATCTCTTGAAATTGCTGCAACAGGTCGTCCTAGCACTTCACTGACACGTTCTTCAGTTAACAAACCAACCAGGGCTAGTTTGTCTTTGCAGGCTGTTAGGAAAAGTCTATCAAGGAGAAGCATGGGAAGCGGAGATCCAGAAGTTCAAATAAACTCTATCGATGACTTTTTGAGTAACGTTGAGCGCGCTAACAACGCAGTTACCGAAGTTTTCGCCAAAAGTAGAAAGTCTATGAATGAGCAACAGCGGGAGCGCTATATGCCTATTATGCAAAACTCACCAGGCTCTGCTTCAACTACTAACTCATCAGGCCAGATGCCTAAAACACCTACTGATGTTTTAGGAAGCCCACTACAAAACGATATCGAGTTGTATATCGGAAACGAAAACTTACTACAGAACGAAGAATTCGTATTAGAAAGGACTTTGCAAGCTATTGACGACTTCTCCACTAATGGTCTTAGAACTCTCCTTTACAGCTACAAGTGGATTGACATTGAGGAATATGAAATTTGGAACAAAGATTATCACAGCGCTAAAACGTCGTTAGAAAACAGAAAGGAAAAAATGCACTCCGTTGGAGAGCAAATGGAAACGTCATTACGCTTACTCGGTGTAACCGCTATCGAAGACAAATTGCAGGAGGGTGTTGCTGATGCCATCGAAAAAATCAGAAGAGCAGGCATAAAGATGTGGATGTTGACAGGCGATAAGCGAGAAACTGCCATCAACATTGGGTACTCCTGCAATTTGATCCACGACTATTCTACGGTTGTGATTTTGTCTGCGGAAGACGAAAACATATCTTCGAAACTAACTGCCGTTACTCAAGAGATCGACCGAGGAAATATTGCCCACTGTGTTGTTGTGATTGATGGTGGAACGCTGGGTAATTTCGAGAGTAATCCAACATTGATGTCTGTATTCGTTGAGTTATGCACCAAGACGGACTCTGTAATTTGCTGCAGAGCTTCACCATCTCAGAAAGCTCTAATGGTCACTCATATACGTAATAcagacaaaaagctggttACTTTGGCTGTGGGAGATGGTGCAAACGATATTGCTATGATTCAATCAGCCGATATAGGTGTTGGAATTGCCGGAAAAGAAGGTCTTCAGGCGTCAAGATCGGCTGACTATTCTTTAGGACAGTTTAGAttccttttgaagttgctACTGGTTCATGGTCGCTACAACTACGTCcgaacttcaaaatttgtTCTTTGCACATTTTACAAGGAGTTATTATTTTACCTTACGCAAATGATTTATCAAAGGCACACAATGTTTTCGGGAACTTCTCTTTATGAACCATGGTCACTCTCAATGTTTAATACACTTTTCACGTCATTGCCAGTGCTTTGCATTGGTATGTTTGAGAAAGATCTCAAACCAATGACCCTGCTTGCTATTCCTGAATTATACAGTATAGGACGTTTATCCGAAAGCTTCAACCTCAGAGTTTTTCTCTATTGGATGTTTCTAGCAGCATTGAACTCAGTAATCATAACGTTTCTGAACTGGAAGATATGGGCATTCTCTTCTCTGTTGGACAACACTATCTATCCAATCGGTGTTATAAACTTCACTGCCATTGTAACATTAGTGAATGTTAAGTGCCAATTTCTGGAGACCCACAATCGCAATATACTAGCAATATGCTCAGTTATAATCTCTGTCGGGGGTTGGTTGTTATGGTGTTGTTTGCTTCCTGGAATTTATTCTCAAGACGAAGCATACGATGTTTTAACTGGCCTGTACCACCAGTTTGGCCGAGACATTACATTTTGGTGCGCATGCCTTGTTCTGGTTGTTCTTCCTTTAATCATTGATGTCGTTTTTAAAACTGTCAAAATTATGATCCGCCCCTCTGATTCTGAAATCGCTATGGAGCTTGAGCAGAAAGATGAGGTTCGTAAAAAGTTGGAGTTCAAAGCATACAATGAACTCAAACAAGGTTGGACTTGGGATAGGGATCGCAGTACGTTTTCAAGGTATGCAGGCAAGGTTTTCAGAACTGGATCTGGAACTTTGGAACCCGATGCAAGTGGTAATCAtacaagatcaagaaaaaacacGATACCAAGTGCCACTGAACTACCAGCAGGCTCCGCAAGTGAAGTAACAGTCCGCAGTGGAACAAAGTTTGACCCCGAAGAATACGAAATTCTTCCAAGCGGAAAGCTGATAAAGAGGTGCAAACCTGCATCTAATAACGGTCCCGAAGACAGACCGCTcactcaaaaacttggcaaaaagcttcgtttcaaaatcaaatcaaaagaagaagacgtaGACGCTATCATCGCAGACCgcttgagaagcttggAGTAA
- the MSS11 gene encoding Mss11p (some similarities with uniprot|Q03825 Saccharomyces cerevisiae YMR164C MSS11 Transcription factor involved in regulation of invasive growth and starch degradation controls the activation of MUC1 and STA2 in response to nutritional signals) yields MVSNGAGEQDDPSNMSESNQEPAHTGWSSMANGAAGAHTEENGNGEKRPTEEEPTFNQEILVSDAMAKNSRQLLYAHIYNYLIQHKYYETSRRLLDEADVPLSKSFPEERQKSGELLHAKMLMNSRDTFLCEWWQSLWTLHEYVESQPVEKISSSRLLREPVTPILPQRPPSAQGFVPANSPWMQNQHFMQGGLGYGRMTSNPGMPTNMGPPRGNDVKAGKAGVPPASPLRKTAASYPQAQTTPGVSHTPTALSGSGAGVPSQIGVAANQMPAAQSALTTPLYTNLSSAARSTASSTTPQPQAPAKTMMKTFAREYQQMGPLPQGVANTPVAPDNMMLYMQQQREMMTRYQGDDDMEKAGMNGAWSANQQRLHEQYQKNMYMMQQQQQSKRAQQSRPYPRQQELSKQAMLAQNAQTTQSSQSGAHQLRHGIQEHKSEPTSNQQDSAIHQHASPRQPPASAYPTAGDMVSESSAGAVPTMDQQYLNMMMMQYSPTGLSPGLAQPAVNMNETSNTGQSSGPTDKFRDNLASEFFPLQPSSSQHD; encoded by the coding sequence ATGGTTTCCAATGGTGCAGGAGAGCAAGATGACCCCAGTAATATGAGCGAAAGCAACCAGGAGCCGGCGCACACCGGGTGGAGCAGCATGGCCAATGGGGCCGCAGGGGCTCacacagaagaaaatggtAATGGAGAAAAGCGACCGACCGAGGAAGAACCCACGTTCAACCAGGAAATTCTTGTGTCTGATGCAATGGCCAAGAACTCCCGGCAGCTGCTTTACGCCCATATTTACAACTACTTGATTCAACACAAATACTACGAGACCTCAAGGAGGCTTTTGGATGAAGCGGACGTTCCGCTCTCTAAATCCTTTCCAGAGGAGCGCCAAAAAAGCGGAGAGCTCCTCCACGCCAAAATGCTTATGAACTCGCGAGACACATTTTTATGCGAGTGGTGGCAATCGTTGTGGACTTTGCATGAGTATGTTGAGAGCCAGCCTGTGGAGAAAATCTCGAGTAGCCGCCTGCTGCGTGAGCCCGTTACTCCAATTTTGCCTCAGAGACCTCCTTCGGCCCAAGGCTTCGTTCCTGCGAATTCGCCCTGGATGCAGAACCAACATTTCATGCAAGGCGGATTGGGATACGGCCGGATGACTTCCAATCCTGGAATGCCGACTAATATGGGCCCGCCCAGAGGCAACGACGTAAAAGCGGGCAAGGCAGGTGTTCCGCCCGCATCGCCGCTGAGAAAAACCGCTGCTTCGTACCCACAAGCCCAAACGACGCCTGGAGTCTCACACACACCAACAGCTCTCTCAGGGTCTGGTGCCGGAGTACCGTCTCAAATTGGTGTCGCAGCTAATCAAATGCCAGCTGCACAGTCGGCTCTCACAACACCTCTGTATACCAATCTTTCTTCTGCTGCGAGAAGTACTGCATCATCAACTACACCACAGCCTCAAGCACCTGCAAAAAcaatgatgaaaacatTTGCGAGGGAGTATCAGCAAATGGGCCCGTTACCGCAAGGTGTAGCAAACACCCCTGTTGCGCCCGATAATATGATGCTTTACATGCAACAGCAACGCGAAATGATGACGCGATACCAAGGAGATGATGATATGGAAAAGGCCGGTATGAATGGAGCGTGGAGCGCCAATCAGCAGCGACTACATGAGCAGTATCAAAAGAATATGTATATGatgcagcaacagcaacagtCAAAGAGGGCGCAGCAGAGCAGGCCATATCCTCGGCAGCAGGAACTGAGCAAGCAAGCAATGCTTGCCCAAAACGCACAAACCACTCAATCGAGCCAGTCAGGTGCACATCAGCTGCGCCATGGGATTCAGGAGCATAAATCTGAGCCTACCTCAAATCAACAAGACTCAGCGATACATCAACATGCTTCACCGCGTCAGCCGCCCGCATCGGCTTACCCGACCGCTGGCGACATGGTGTCAGAATCAAGCGCTGGAGCCGTGCCAACAATGGATCAGCAATACCTGAATATGATGATGATGCAGTATTCGCCTACAGGCTTGTCGCCTGGCTTAGCACAACCAGCTGTCAATATGAATGAAACGTCAAATACGGGTCAAAGCTCGGGGCCCACTGATAAGTTCCGCGATAATCTAGCCTCTGAATTTTTCCCATTGCAGCCATCCTCGTCGCAGCACGATTAG
- the INP2 gene encoding Inp2p (weakly similar to uniprot|Q03824 Saccharomyces cerevisiae YMR163C Protein of unknown function green fluorescent protein (GFP)-fusion protein localizes to the cytoplasm in a punctate pattern): MSCDSSGDVGKTKLPGLQIFSHNWNRSNSTLASNKTRPPQGMWMTEDEKLTRFELQARKLSDWGVDALHDNSPTVVGSAEFNSEGQEVWLEHDIERELAKLESERLRSSSKLEMLASRIFQEAPFSTENFVEEFQYTIIASQLLTDCLRPRWVPPKSQKSMLDFHSGLKGPKIPHARSVPTKYGKLTATERQFVLRKTVPFLPTLMFSRQCFGIMVRSNSPKGSKRRIFAALATAVYLALQQELFYSQYVKHSTLLSLRSVIEQLQGLDKLLHRLHMRYKELTIYKPITLIQATQTSSSDLSVIRDVLSSSLDLMFYEMKRITGNILPLLRNQDLTKYCEIYAVNLVDVFYAVNEEAGEVGEKAARTHTLKKFVLCCLLSIDHGPGFGSDEKQPESTVGLFKAFALHKKAGPILESKKFATVLTSLKELNELLANVSLYLKHNRPHGMDPALQTHERRDSQDVKRSSFCTSATLNMLKELQKTLIGSSNEKEEELASVVIKKLEEISKLWIKQNAQKNIINRQNERSKKERHFSGLQLNVVQSPTAESHERYLEERFDAASKIDLNSAIEFKTIHGSQSDLDLESDEDFNATITEEIYVANSEGELREVSENKACLSKLTDEELRNRLNERIMSLARENRQGKDELRTKKSFGLLGHDRSHKESSDGGSVGSRPSHRPKFISEESIPVLYELKQLLEDK; this comes from the coding sequence ATGTCTTGTGATTCTAGCGGTGATGTAGGCAAGACTAAGCTTCCCGGCCTACAAATATTTTCGCACAACTGGAATCGATCAAACTCAACGTTGGCTTCAAATAAGACCCGCCCTCCACAGGGGATGTGGATGACAGAAGATGAAAAGCTCACCCGTTTTGAACTCCaagcaagaaagctttCTGATTGGGGTGTTGATGCGTTGCATGACAATTCTCCAACAGTGGTAGGTTCTGCCGAATTCAACAGTGAGGGCCAGGAAGTATGGCTAGAGCACGATATCGAGCGGGAACTCGCAAAGCTTGAGAGTGAGCGCCTTCGTTCGTCTTCTAAGCTTGAGATGCTGGCCTCACGTATATTTCAAGAGGCGCCGTTTTCTACCGAAAACTTTGTGGAAGAGTTCCAATACACTATAATTGCCTCGCAACTGCTCACAGATTGCTTACGGCCTCGCTGGGTACCGCCGAAATCTCAGAAATCAATGTTAGATTTTCACAGCGGTCTGAAAGGACCCAAAATCCCACATGCGCGCTCTGTGCCCACCAAATATGGGAAGCTCACTGCCACAGAGAGGCAATTTGTACTTCGCAAAACAGTCCCGTTTTTGCCCACTTTGATGTTCAGCCGCCAATGTTTTGGTATTATGGTACGGTCAAATTCCCCTAAAGGCTCTAAGAGGAGAATTTTCGCTGCTCTGGCCACGGCGGTATATTTAGCATTACAACAGGAACTTTTCTACTCCCAATATGTTAAGCATTCGACACTACTAAGCTTGCGATCAGTGATCGAACAGCTCCAAGGACTTGACAAACTCCTGCATCGGCTCCACATGCGGTACAAGGAGTTAACTATCTATAAGCCCATTACACTGATCCAGGCAACTCAGACATCTAGCTCAGACCTGTCAGTCATACGAGACGTGCTTTCGTCATCGCTCGACCTTATGTTCTACGAGATGAAGAGGATTACTGGAAACATTCTCCCTCTACTGCGCAATCAAGATCTCACCAAATACTGCGAAATTTACGCTGTAAATTTGGTTGATGTATTCTATGCCGtaaatgaagaagctggtgaAGTGGGTGAAAAAGCTGCACGAACGCATACACTAAAGAAATTTGTTCTTTGCTGCTTGCTGTCGATTGACCATGGGCCGGGCTTTGGGTCTGACGAGAAGCAACCTGAGTCTACCGTAGGCCTTTTTAAGGCTTTCGCGCTTCATAAAAAGGCGGGCCCTATCTTGGAATCAAAAAAGTTCGCAACAGTACTTACCAGTCTTAAAGAGTTGAATGAACTACTAGCGAATGTCAGCTTGTACCTGAAGCACAACAGGCCTCATGGGATGGACCCAGCGCTACAAACTCATGAGCGCAGAGATTCACAGGATGTAAAACGCTCAAGCTTCTGCACGTCAGCAACTTTGAACATGCTTAAAGAGTTGCAAAAAACACTCATAGGAAGCTCGAACgagaaagaggaagaactAGCGAGTGTGgttatcaaaaagctaGAAGAGATCTCAAAACTTTGGATAAAGCAGAATGCCCAAAAAAACATTATCAATCGACAGAACgagagatcaaaaaaagaacGACATTTTAGCGGCTTACAGCTAAATGTAGTCCAATCACCAACCGCCGAATCGCATGAGCGCTATTTGGAGGAGAGGTTTGATGCTGCCAGCAAAATTGACCTTAATTCCGCAATCGAGTTCAAGACTATCCATGGATCTCAATCTGACCTAGACTTAGAATCAGATGAGGACTTCAATGCTACAATCACCGAAGAAATTTACGTCGCGAACAGCGAAGGAGAACTACGAGAGGTTtctgaaaacaaagcatgTCTCTCTAAACTTACTGACGAAGAACTGCGGAATCGTCTGAACGAACGAATCATGAGTTTAGCCCGAGAAAATAGGCAGGGCAAGGATGAGCTCAggacaaaaaaaagttttGGGCTATTAGGCCATGATAGAAGCCATAAAGAGAGCAGTGATGGTGGTAGTGTGGGGAGCCGGCCTTCCCACAGGCCAAAGTTTATATCCGAAGAAAGCATACCTGTTCTTTATgagctgaagcagcttctggaggATAAATaa
- the QRI1 gene encoding UDP-N-acetylglucosamine diphosphorylase (similar to uniprot|P43123 Saccharomyces cerevisiae YDL103C QRI1 UDP-N-acetylglucosamine pyrophosphorylase catalyzes the formation of UDP-N- acetylglucosamine (UDP-GlcNAc) which is important in cell wall biosynthesis protein N-glycosylation and GPI anchor biosynthesis), with translation MSTRELYEKCGQSSLFKHWDRLSKHEKQELEKNLGENAARIRPDNLVQVCQEAIRLANDNSKDVSRLEPLPSSSYESIISKPQLEREYRELGLDALRRGEVAVVLMAGGQGTRLGSSEPKGCYNIGLPSGKSLFQIQAEKLARIQRLAEASAPIPWYIMTSKPTRAATERFFEDQKYFGLDKQQVVFFNQGTLPALDLEGRHLLLGSPTELVESPDGNGGLYRALQDKGILEDMLHRNIKHIHMYCVDNVLVKLADPVFIGFAIKNGFELATKAVRKRDASESVGLIASKNSAPCVIEYSEISKEMAEATDKEGLLKFRAANIVNHYYSVDLLKRELGNWCDIMPYHIAKKKIPVYNNEKDSYYKPEVPNGIKLEQFIFDVFPYVPMGKFGCLEVERSHEFSPLKNASGTANDNPETSRAAFLELGTSWLQQAGADVCPGVLVEVSGSLSYGGESLEKYKGHKFAVNLSILQ, from the coding sequence atgtcaacTCGCGAATTGTATGAGAAGTGTGGCCAGTCCTCCCTCTTCAAACACTGGGACAGGTTGAGCAAACATGAGAAACAGGAACTGGAGAAAAACCTTGGGGAAAATGCTGCTAGAATTCGTCCTGACAACCTAGTCCAGGTGTGCCAGGAAGCAATCCGACTAGCGAACGACAATTCCAAGGACGTATCCAGGCTAGAGCCACTTCCTTCAAGCTCCTACGAATCAATCATTTCGAAGCCTcaacttgaaagagaatACCGTGAATTGGGGCTCGACGCGCTTAGGAGGGGCGAAGTCgctgttgttttgatgGCCGGAGGTCAGGGCACTCGACTGGGCTCTTCGGAGCCTAAGGGGTGTTACAATATTGGTTTACCATCAGGGAAGTCACTATTTCAAAtccaagctgaaaaactggCGCGCATTCAGCGACTCGCTGAAGCTTCGGCACCCATTCCTTGGTATATCATGACATCGAAACCTACGCGTGCAGCAACAGAGCGCTTCTTCGAGGACCAAAAGTACTTTGGACTAGATAAGCAGCAAGTTGTATTCTTCAATCAAGGAACGCTACCAGCTCTCGACCTTGAAGGACGCCACCTTTTGCTTGGTTCTCCAACCGAGCTTGTTGAATCACCTGACGGGAATGGAGGCCTTTATCGTGCACTTCAAGACAAAGGCATTCTTGAAGACATGTTACACAGGAACATAAAGCATATTCACATGTACTGTGTTGACAACGTCTTAGTAAAACTTGCTGATCCTGTGTTTATTGGTTTTGCAATCAAAAATGGTTTTGAATTAGCTACCAAAGCAGTCCGTAAAAGGGATGCATCCGAATCGGTTGGTTTAATTGCAAGCAAGAACAGCGCGCCTTGTGTCATTGAATATTCCGAGATTTCAAAGGAGATGGCCGAGGCTACTGACAAGGAGGGGCTGTTGAAATTTAGAGCAGCGAATATTGTTAACCATTACTACTCTGTTGACCTCCTCAAACGTGAGCTTGGTAATTGGTGTGACATAATGCCCTATCACATtgctaaaaaaaaaattccagTTTACAACAACGAGAAAGATTCATATTACAAGCCAGAGGTGCCAAATGGTATCAAACTCGAGCAATTTATCTTCGACGTTTTTCCCTACGTGCCAATGGGCAAGTTTGGTTGTTTGGAAGTGGAAAGATCTCATGAGTTCTcgcctttgaaaaatgcatCTGGAACCGCCAATGACAACCCTGAAACTAGCCGTGCTGCTTTCCTCGAGCTTGGTACATCATGGCTACAACAAGCAGGCGCTGACGTATGTCCCGGAGTCCTTGTTGAGGTTTCTGGATCCCTGAGCTATGGGGGTGAATCGCTCGAAAAATACAAAGGGCACAAGTTTGCAGTAAACCTTTCTATCTTGCAGTAA